Proteins encoded by one window of Amaranthus tricolor cultivar Red isolate AtriRed21 chromosome 4, ASM2621246v1, whole genome shotgun sequence:
- the LOC130811026 gene encoding ras-related protein RABD2a yields the protein MNPEYDYLFKLLLIGDSGVGKSCLLLRFADDSYLESYISTIGVDFKIRTVEQDGKTIKLQIWDTAGQERFRTITSSYYRGAHGIIVVYDVTDMESFNNVKQWLNEIDRYASDNVNKLLVGNKCDLAANRAVPYETAKAFADEIGIPFMETSAKDATNVEQAFMAMTGSIKNRMASQPMSNARPPTVQIRGQPVAQTSGCCSS from the exons ATGAATCCTGAGTA TGATTACCTTTTCAAGCTTCTGCTTATTGGAGATTCAGGTGTCGGAAAATCATGCCTTCTCCTGAGATTTGCC GATGACTCGTATTTGGAGAGTTACATAAGCACTATTGGTGTTGATTTT aAAATACGCACTGTGGAGCAAGATGGAAAGACTATCAAACTTCAGATT TGGGACACTGCTGGACAAGAGCGTTTTAGAACAATCACTAGCAGTTACTACCGTGGAGCACATGGAATCATT GTCGTCTATGATGTAACTGATATGGAAAGTTTCAACAACGTGAAGCAGTGGTTGAATGAAATTGACCGTTATGCTAGTGACAATGTTAACAAACTTTTGGTTGGAAACAAGTGTGATCTTGCTGCCAATAGAGCTGTACCATATGAAACTGCCAAG GCTTTTGCTGATGAAATTGGCATACCTTTTATGGAGACCAGTGCAAAAGATGCTACTAATGTAGAACAAGCTTTCATGGCTATGACTGGCTCAATCAAAAACAG GATGGCTAGCCAGCCAATGAGCAATGCCAGGCCTCCAACTGTTCAGATTCGAGGACAACCAGTTGCACAGACAAGTGGGTGCTGCTCTTCTTAG